The Podospora pseudopauciseta strain CBS 411.78 chromosome 2 map unlocalized CBS411.78m_2, whole genome shotgun sequence genome has a window encoding:
- a CDS encoding uncharacterized protein (EggNog:ENOG503P79F), with protein MASYHRVLEVFGRSIDQKSLECDYDIHPWDILINSERWSGKVRLIGFVDSFFLICYSGVSRFEHGLLIYKDDEIIRNTLKSANVIAESLDLEVQNPKRVKENNEEPTYFKFVSEKGGLDYNITTLGHPVGLTTQYPASSLKKYDIKLRKGRDIVMRKRIRRGVTQHNFFGLLHDSVRLGVVTQAELIGTIIGKTIGGSTFEDVAGKYLDALSGAKGSRNLALSGERT; from the exons ATGGCCTCTTACCACCGTGTGCTGGAGGTCTTCGGTCGCTCAATCGATCAGAAGTCCCTCGAATGCGATTA CGACATTCACCCTTGGGACATCCTCATCAATAGCGAACGATGGTCAGGAAAGGTCCGGCTGATAGGTTTCGTGGACTCGTTCTTCCTGATCTGTTACTCGGGCGTGTCCCGCTTCGAGCATGGTCTATTGATCTACA AGGATGACGAGATCATACGAAACACGTTGAAGTCCGCCAATGTCATCGCAGAGAGTCTTGATCTTGAGGTGCAGAATCCCAAGCGAGTCAAAGAGAACAATG AGGAACCGACGTACTTCAAATTCGTCAGTGAGAAGGGCGGCCTCGACTACAACATCACGACCCTCGGGCATCCCGTTGGCCTTACGACCCAATACCCCGCGTCTTCGCTCAAGAAGTATGACATCAAGTTGAGGAAAGGGAGAGATATAGTCATGCGGA AACGCATCCGTCGTGGCGTCACTCAACACAACTTTTTCGGCCTCCTGCACGATTCCGTCCGGCTCGGTGTTGTCACGCAAGCTGAGTTGATCGGAACTATTATTGGAAAAACTATCGGTGGGTCAACGTTTGAGGATGTCGCTGGGAAGTACCTCGATGCTCTTTCGGGGGCCAAGGGGTCGAGAAACTTGGCCCTGTCTGGAGAGAGGACATAG
- a CDS encoding uncharacterized protein (EggNog:ENOG503Q0CB), with product MMPSPPETEQECDSNDPVDILSDRDLARYIAKARQHRESDTIENNTLLLTSRYITKFYTTLSHAKDVEVAILQAHALGIRAPELKRVIKAKDGTYECIMTRIQGVTLESCWPDLSLFTTIRLAIQLRTIVQRMRRITRPTAGSLGTGICRSFWLEEFYGVPSHASAAVVGQIVNFWCGFQSYGGERRKTLAEHRESCEMVEQDARGQELVFTHHDLAPRNIIVESGTSKLWLVDWDESGFYPRYFEYAGMRNLEYPPEWGWYGEWRWKIFCWIVAGFCSYDKQAEMLRDIRQKAGRFPGGRRFNIKAGVTPSERPVDD from the coding sequence ATgatgccatcaccaccagaaaCGGAACAAGAATGCGACTCAAACGACCCGGTGGATATCTTGTCCGACAGGGACCTGGCACGATACATCGCCAAAGCCCGCCAACATCGCGAGTCGGACACGATAGAGAATAACACACTGCTTCTCACTTCCCGATACATCACTAAGTTCTACACCACGCTATCACACGCGAAAGATGTCGAAGTAGCGATACTACAAGCCCACGCTCTGGGCATCCGAGCCCCAGAGTTGAAGCGCGTCATCAAAGCAAAGGATGGCACCTATGAGTGCATAATGACACGGATACAAGGCGTGACATTAGAAAGTTGCTGGCCGGACTtatccctcttcaccaccatccgaCTAGCCATCCAACTGCGAACAATAGTCCAAAGAATGAGAAGGATAACCCGACCAACGGCTGGCTCGTTGGGGACAGGGATATGCAGGAGTTTCTGGCTGGAGGAGTTTTATGGCGTGCCATCGCATGCTTCTGCCGCGGTGGTGGGACAAATCGTCAATTTCTGGTGCGGGTTTCAGAGTTATGGCGGGGAGAGGAGAAAAACACTGGCTGAGCACAGAGAGAGTTGTGAGATGGTGGAGCAGGACGCGAGAGGGCAGGAGTTGGTGTTTACACACCACGACCTCGCCCCGAGGAATATCATCGTCGAGTCGGGGACGTCAAAACTGTGGCTGGTGGACTGGGACGAAAGCGGCTTCTACCCCCGATACTTTGAATACGCCGGCATGAGAAATCTCGAGTACCCGCCAGAATGGGGCTGGTACGGCGAGTGGAGGTGGAAAATATTCTGCTGGATCGTCGCCGGGTTTTGTTCCTACGACAAACAAGCCGAGATGTTGAGGGATATCAGACAAAAGGCTGGGAGGTTCccaggagggaggaggttcaaCATCAAAGCTGGGGTGACGCCTTCGGAGAGGCCAGTGGATGATTGA
- a CDS encoding uncharacterized protein (COG:S; EggNog:ENOG503P2EU): MTKISLLKAGILKNRLAYKDITTGGMDGIIKQLEDWHGKLPSDMQLTNLGNFNVSPHARWSIYHIHLLYLGAFMLVYRRLAAQTIRSIKAGDESLLDTNNSTVIKLVKLGVEAGRDSARILGLLYADRGIFKRCWLVIFQTHTSCVVILHSAAQKMLHKHPESSWTEDMNRARGCLDVLRYCGTIDPVALRFLIRLSSIYEKLLEFGETCRSDRQRIEDWVPPPPDLVEDPATTPEPEVSSNTSEHPSAPSEKWEYLLRIPKDADPDLAKLSVSLLYALCRPWGDPNARGTTEPTTVTQPCKSEMLERDLPSEKPNFFSSDVDWSREGASAPFRWDTRSMGICGISNKVTSKIVPPKMGPEVMFLGSEEPNGWSPAHDVEIYEDE; encoded by the exons ATGACCAAGATATCCTTACTCAAGGCAGGAATCTTGAAGAATCGTCTGGCTTACAAagacatcaccaccggcggTATGGATGGTATCATCAAGCAGCTTGAGGACTGGCACGGAAAGCTCCCATCCGATATGCAACTGACAAACCTGGGCAACTTCAACGTCTCACCACATGCCCGTTGGTCCATTTACCATATTCATTTACTCTACCTTGGTGCTTTCATGCTGGTCTATCGCAGGCTAGCTGCCCAGACGATTCGGTCTATCAAGGCAGGCGATGAGAGTCTCCTAGACACTAATAATTCCACTGTTATCAAGCTGGTCAAATTGGGTGTGGAGGCAGGCAGGGACTCCGCTCGGATCCTTGGGCTCCTCTACGCTGATAGAGGCATTTTCAAGCGCTGCTGGCTGGTCAT CTTCCAAACCCACACATCATGTGTCGTTATCCTGCACTCGGCCGCCCAGAAGATGCTTCATAAGCATCCCGAGTCATCGTGGACTGAGGACATGAACAGGGCCCGAGGCTGCCTCGATGTCCTTCGCTACTGCGGAACCATTGATCCCGTCGCCCTGCGCTTCCTCATCAGATTGTCCAGTATTTACGAAAAGCTCCTGGAATTCGGTGAAACATGCCGATCTGACAGACAACGGATTGAGGACTGGGTTCCTCCGCCACCCGACCTTGTGGAGGACCCGGCAACCACCCCGGAGCCGGAGGTGTCTAGCAATACCTCTGAACACCCCAGCGCCCCGTCGGAAAAGTGGGAGTATCTGCTCCGCATCCCCAAGGACGCCGACCCTGACCTGGCCAAGCTATCCGTCTCACTTCTCTACGCGCTTTGCCGGCCCTGGGGAGACCCTAACGCTCGCGGTACCACCGAGCCCACCACCGTCACGCAGCCGTGCAAATCCGAGATGCTCGAGCGAGATTTACCTTCGGAGAAACCCAACTTCTTCTCTAGCGATGTTGACTGGAGCCGCGAGGGGGCATCGGCTCCCTTCCGATGGGACACAAGAAGCATGGGTATTTGCGGCATCAGCAACAAGGTCACGTCCAAGATTGTTCCGCCCAAGATGGGGCCAGAGGTGATGTTTTTGGGAAGTGAGGAGCCGAACGGGTGGTCACCGGCACATGATGTGGAGATTTATGAGGATGAATGA
- a CDS encoding uncharacterized protein (COG:S; EggNog:ENOG503P2EU) has product MAPPPTTYQPIQPASAKRERDGVSSGPRSGPSSIFSGGSRQQTKRLKAVTQACHTCRRFKARCDGARPRCGGCASKDKPCGYEGEEGQSLQAAKQARLEALEKLMSALQYKSSEEAEELLQRIRTGDDPAAVLGGTDSGGESQSPPAAVAPSVTESGSGSSNSRLSGPVTSIAGSRTGSVDSRAPTSSSSTLVALSVSARLHDPVNLYLAALPSAKTMWAGVQSFYSSSGKLFHVFTVEQVNQHHRAVFGLDNRPKLDERVSIGCLAIVAAIGVQYNPNEFEKGTDELLYSAARLLYTDVLEFGPLLAIKVCTLLAMYNINNKGTVALAYIETGLTMCHRQSDSAGVCNADHLTEQEWVEFRKTWRTLMFFNSWLASTLGYISGADDSAFEKVVPLAENEVDIYTKELGESRSSMLPTTMILPLY; this is encoded by the exons ATGGCCCCGCCACCAACGACCTACCAACCCATCCAGCCCGCTTCTGCCAAACGAGAGAGGGACGGAGTTTCCTCCGGCCCACGTTCAGGGCCGTCGTCGATCTTCAGCGGGGGGAGCCGCCAGCAGACGAAACGCCTCAAGGCCGTCACCCAGGCCTGCCACACGTGTCGGCGTTTCAAAGCTAGA TGTGATGGCGCGCGTCCGAGATGCGGAGGATGCGCTTCCAAGGACAAACCTTGCGGCtacgagggagaggagggccaGTCCCTTCAGGCAGCTAAGCAAGCGCGCCTCGAAGCGCTTGAGAAACTGATGAGCGCGCTGCAGTACAAGTCCAGCGAGGAGGCCGAAGAGCTGCTACAGCGCATCCGTACCGGAGATGATCCCGCCGCCGTCCTCGGCGGTACCGACAGCGGCGGCGAATCTCAAAGCCCTCCGGCAGCCGTCGCTCCAAGCGTGACGGAATCCGGCTCTGGCTCTAGCAACAGTAGGCTTTCCGGCCCCGTCACTTCCATTGCCGGCTCTCGGACAGGTTCCGTGGATTCACGGGCGCcgacatcttcctcctcgacgtTGGTGGCTTTATCCGTGTCAGCAAGGCTACACGACCCGGTGAACTTGTATCTCGCTGCCCTCCCCAGTGCAAAAACAATGTGGGCTGGTGTCCAGAGCTTCTACAGCTCGAGCGGCAAACTGTTTCATGTCTTCACAGTCGAACAGGTCAATCAGCATCATAGGGCGGTGTTCGGTTTGGACAACCGCCCCAAGCTTGACGAACGGGTCTCTATTGGCTGCCTCGCCATCGTCGCAGCCATCGGTGTCCAATACAACCCCAATGAGTTCGAAAAAGGGACAGATGAACTTCTCTATTCTGCTGCTCGCCTGTTGTACACGGATGTCCTCGAGTTTGGGCCCCTGCTGGCCATCAAAGTCTGCACCTTGCTTGCCATGTACAATATCAACAACAAGGGGACTGTTGCTCTGGCATACATCGAGACAGGACTTACCATGTGCCACCGACAAAGCGACAGTGCTGGAGTCTGCAACGCCGACCACTTGACCGAGCAGGAATGGGTCGAGTTCAGAAAAACTTGGAGGACTTTGATGTTCTTCAACAGCTGGCTTGCCTCTACCCTTGGCTACATCTCCGGCGCTGATGACTCGGCTTTTGAGAAAGTGGTGCCA CTTGCAGAGAACGAAGTCGACATTTACACAAAGGAACTTGGAGAGAGTAGGTCATCTATGCTTCCCACGACCATGATCCTGCCGCTTTACTGA
- a CDS encoding uncharacterized protein (EggNog:ENOG503NUPT; COG:S), producing MKPLSRGPCMLRPSTSYASIQARNLSSQTRFTRHSSKMTTKPQPRAPPPENHTVELLRRHLTPVPPISQSSSTLTNFFAPFAHNDTKIILIGDSTHGTSEFYQARAELTKYFIQHHGFNIVAVEADWPDAEAIDKHVRPRSPSAPSLTQESEKPFQRFPTWMWRNVEFQNFTKWLKEWNEGKDSKTEAVGFYGLDLYSLGKSMQAVVDYLDKIDPEMAKVAQKGYERMMMWAEEPHEYGLEALAAGFKGCEKDVMKILNSLLRKRVEYESMIWDGEEFHSGEQNARLVKDAEQYYKAMCYGRDESWNLRDKHMFETLNRIIKHRSRSTPSKAIVWAHNSHIGDARATSMGWSNDELNIGQLCKEAYGDQALTIGCLTNTGTVAAARKWDGDMQVMKLRPGLPNSYEQLMHATAVKNFVLDLRVGHCNEELIKALMEKRLERFVGVIYAPGTERQSHYSHAVLPEQLDGFIWFDETKHVGALEVHQPHTTVEFDETWPFGL from the exons ATGAAACCATTGTCCAGAGGACCTTGTATGTTGAGGCCTTCTACTTCGTATGCGAGTATTCAAGCTCGAAACCTGTCTTCTCAAACCCGTTTCACGAGACACTCGTCCAAAATGACCACCAAGCCACAACCCCGGGCCCCCCCCCCTGAAAATCACACCGTAGAGCTTCTCCGCCGACACCTCACACCAGTCCCACCCATCTCACAATCCTCTtcaaccctcaccaactTCTTCGCCCCCTTTGCCCACAACGACACCAAAATAATCCTAATCGGCGACTCCACCCACGGCACCTCAGAATTCTACCAAGCCCGCGCCGAACTCACAAAGTACTTTATCCAACACCACGGCTTCAACATCGTCGCCGTAGAAGCCGACTGGCCCGACGCCGAAGCCATCGACAAACATGTCCGCCCTCGCTCCCCATCCgctccctccctcacccaaGAAAGCGAGAAGCCCTTTCAGCGCTTTCCCACTTGGATGTGGCGGAACGTCGAGTTTCAGAACTTTACCAAATGGTTGAAGGAGTGGAATGAAGGGAAGGACAGCAAGACTGAGGCAGTGGGGTTTTATGGGTTGGATTTGTATTCGCTGGGCAAGTCGATGCAAGCTGTGGTGGATTACCTTGACAAAATTGATCCCGAGATGGCAAAGGTGGCACAAAAAGGGTACGAGAGAATGATGATGTGGGCGGAGGAGCCGCACGAGTATGGGCTGGAGGCGCTTGCGGCTGGGTTTAAGGGATGTGAGAAGGATGTGATGAAGATTTTGAATAGCttgctgaggaagagggttgaGTACGAGAGCATGatttgggatggggaggagttTCATTCTGGGGAGCAGAATGCGAGGTTGGTCAAAG ATGCGGAACAATATTACAAAGCGATGTGCTACGGCCGCGACGAGTCATGGAATCTGAGAGATAAACACATGTTTGAAACGTTGAACCGAATCATCAAGCACCGATCGAGGAGCACGCCGTCCAAGGCCATTGTCTGGGCGCATAACAGCCACATTGGCGATGCGCGTGCCACAAGTATGGGCTGGTCGAACGATGAACTCAATATCGGGCAACTCTGCAAAGAGGCCTACGGAGATCAAGCCCTTACCATAGGTTGTTTGACCAACACCGGAACAGTCGCTGCTGCTCGCAAGTGGGATGGAGATATGCAAGTCATGAAGCTACGACCTGGTCTGCCAAACAGCTACGAACAGTTAATGCACGCCACAGCTGTCAAGAACTTTGTTCTGGACCTCCGAGTTGGTCATTGCAACGAGGAGCTGATAAAGGCGCTCATGGAAAAACGGTTGGAGAGGTTTGTCGGAGTCATTTACGCTCCTGGCACCGAGAGGCAGTCGCATTACTCCCATGCTGTTTTGCCTGAACAGTTGGATGGTTTTATCTGGTTCGATGAGACCAAGCATGTCGGGGCACTCGAGGTGCACCAGCCCCATACGACAGTCGAATTTGATGAGACCTGGCCATTCGGTTTGTAA
- a CDS encoding uncharacterized protein (EggNog:ENOG503PR4Y; COG:S), with protein MTDPGNRERGLRAAISNPRVSERAKQRDREILEQEFGESFETDPTSATTSGKKKASSEESIPDTSSRTFRASQTYGSRKTRSSSSGDLETSAPSARMSSTVDDSSIDGKDRGNVVRGLKAALTNPHVSEKAKDRDRKKLQELGESVE; from the exons ATGACTGACCCTGGGAACCGTGAGCGTGGCCTTCGGGCTGCTATCAGCAATCCCCGTGTGTCGGAGAGGGCCAAACAACGGGACCGAGAGATCTTGGAACAGGAATTCGGTGAATCGTTCGAAACAGATCCAACTTCCGCAACAACAAGTGGCAAAAAGAAGGCCTCTTCCGAGGAATCAATTCCGGACACATCATCGAGGACATTTCGAGCATCCCAAACATACGGCAGCAGGAAAACACGTAGTTCGTCCAGCGGTGATCTTGAAACCAGTGCTCCTTCGGCCAGGATGTCATCGACGGTTGATGACAGTAGCATCGACGGCAAGGACAGGGGTAACGT TGTTCGGGGCCTCAAAGCGGCACTTACAAATCCTCATGTCTCAGAAAAGGCCAAAGATCGGGATCGCAAGAAGTTGCAGGAACTAGGGGAGTCAGTAGAGTGA
- a CDS encoding uncharacterized protein (EggNog:ENOG503P0C4; COG:Q): MQSVLQSTTGLGPTPVHPSNLDGKVAIVTGGALGIGFEVSRALANAGCRVIMVNRKEEQGDDAISTIKSESPNAQVEWKGCDLGSLKEVREVFSDLRNSLDRLDYLVLSAGINTNQYGLDADGIDRHFGVNFLGHFYAVNQLWPLLRKTDKELGGKPRVVFEASEMHRGAPKNVHFASLEEINDEKLGPTELYARTKLAMILFAKYGLAGKVIKENGDGIIAVSVHPGAVNTAMQQQWKDAYPGITGKLLTWAMLSFGRDVEQGSYSALWALTSPKIEEENMNGWYFNDPDTPGKESAQASDEKLGTALFDLSERIIKEKVGEDALVDWKECA; the protein is encoded by the coding sequence ATGCAATCTGTCCTCCagtccaccaccggcctcgGCCCAACCCCcgtccacccctccaacctggACGGCAAAGTCGCCATCGTCACTGGCGGCGCCCTCGGAATCGGCTTCGAAGTCTCCCGCGCCCTCGCCAACGCCGGCTGCAGAGTGATCATGGTCAACCgcaaagaagagcaaggcgaCGACGCCATCTCAACCATCAAGTCGGAGTCGCCGAATGCGCAAGTCGAGTGGAAGGGCTGCGACCTCGGCTCGCTTAAGGAAGTCAGAGAGGTCTTCTCCGACCTTCGAAACTCGCTCGATCGGTTGGATTATTTGGTTTTGTCGGCGGGGATCAACACTAATCAGTATGGGCTTGATGCCGATGGGATTGACAGGCACTTTGGGGTGAACTTTCTGGGGCACTTTTACGCGGTGAATCAGCTTTGGCCTTTGCTGCGCAAGACGGACAAGGAGCTTGGGGGAAAgccgagggtggtgtttgagGCGAGCGAGATGCATAGGGGGGCGCCGAAGAATGTGCATTTTGCCAGTTTGGAGGAGATCAATGATGAGAAGTTGGGGCCGACGGAGTTGTATGCGAGGACGAAGCTTGCCATGATTTTGTTTGCAAAGTATGGGCTTGCCGGGAAGGTGATTAAGGAGAATGGAGATGGGATTATTGCTGTTTCGGTGCATCCTGGGGCGGTCAATACTGCGATGCAGCAGCAGTGGAAGGATGCATATCCGGGGATTACGGGCAAGTTGCTGACGTGGGCGATGTTGTCGTTTGGGAGGGATGTGGAGCAGGGTTCTTATAGTGCGTTGTGGGCGTTGACGAGTCCtaagattgaggaggagaatatGAATGGGTGGTACTTTAATGATCCTGATACGCCGGGGAAGGAGTCGGCGCAGGCTTCGGATGAGAAGTTGGGAACTGCATTGTTCGATTTGTCGGAGAGGATTatcaaggagaaggttggagaggatgctCTTGTTGACTGGAAGGAGTGTGCTTAA